In one window of Paenarthrobacter nicotinovorans DNA:
- a CDS encoding DUF805 domain-containing protein, translating into MSYPQQPQQTQPYAAQAGEPPLWAPYYGAPIGAAVKRFFKKYAAFSGRASRSEYWWVALVLGVVGFILQILTGLLGAAGSTTTSTGNVPGPGGIVGLILIFVFYLAVLIPSIALLVRRLHDGNFSGWLALLGLIPFVGGLALLVFSLLPSNPAGQRFDQPTA; encoded by the coding sequence ATGAGCTACCCGCAACAACCGCAACAGACCCAGCCCTACGCAGCGCAAGCCGGCGAGCCGCCGCTGTGGGCACCCTACTATGGCGCTCCGATCGGTGCAGCCGTCAAGCGTTTCTTCAAGAAGTACGCCGCGTTCTCGGGCCGTGCCAGCCGCAGTGAATACTGGTGGGTTGCCCTCGTACTGGGCGTCGTGGGCTTTATCCTGCAGATCCTTACCGGCCTTCTCGGCGCAGCAGGCTCAACCACTACAAGCACCGGAAACGTTCCCGGCCCTGGCGGTATCGTCGGCCTTATCCTGATCTTCGTCTTCTACCTGGCAGTCCTGATCCCGTCCATCGCGCTGCTGGTTCGTCGCCTGCACGACGGCAACTTCAGTGGCTGGCTGGCCCTGCTGGGACTTATCCCGTTTGTGGGCGGCCTTGCCCTTCTGGTCTTCTCGCTCCTGCCGTCCAACCCGGCCGGCCAGCGTTTCGACCAGCCGACCGCGTAG
- the lhgO gene encoding L-2-hydroxyglutarate oxidase — MKPIKRCAVVGGGIIGVAVARELSNKLDGVQVTVYEKEGRLAAHQTGHNSGVVHAGLYYEPGGLKARLCRRGVELLQEFCAAKALPYEACGKLVIAQTPEEQKRLDNIFARATANGVPGARMLGGDRISEVEPNAVGLSALHSPETAIVDYSAITEALADDVRASGGTIRLGQEVTSVEQQASGAVVHTKDDSEHFDLVVACAGLQSDRLAKAAGEAANPRIVPFFGQYFLLDRAAREQVKGLIYPVPDPRHPFLGVHLTKRIDGEMMLGPNAFISFGRESYGWKDVKVRDVLDYALFPGFWNFARQNVPSAVREFQTVVSRKKFIREAVRFVPSLEGTTVLPGTRGVRAQAMNGDGSLVDDFVIARRRDTVLVRNAPSPGATSSMAIAEYIVEQALAD, encoded by the coding sequence ATGAAACCGATCAAGCGCTGCGCCGTGGTTGGCGGCGGGATCATCGGCGTCGCGGTTGCGCGGGAACTTTCCAACAAGCTCGACGGCGTCCAGGTCACCGTTTATGAGAAGGAAGGGCGCCTCGCTGCCCACCAAACAGGCCACAACTCAGGGGTGGTCCACGCAGGGCTGTACTACGAACCCGGCGGGTTGAAGGCACGGCTGTGCCGCAGGGGAGTGGAGCTGCTGCAGGAATTCTGCGCCGCGAAGGCCCTTCCCTACGAAGCTTGCGGGAAGCTGGTCATTGCCCAGACGCCAGAAGAGCAAAAACGCCTGGACAACATCTTTGCCCGCGCCACAGCCAACGGGGTGCCCGGAGCACGGATGCTGGGCGGTGACCGGATAAGCGAGGTGGAGCCGAACGCAGTCGGGCTTTCCGCTTTGCACTCGCCGGAAACGGCGATCGTCGACTATTCGGCCATCACCGAAGCGCTCGCCGACGACGTTCGGGCCTCGGGAGGGACCATCCGGCTTGGGCAGGAAGTCACGTCGGTGGAACAGCAAGCGAGTGGCGCGGTTGTCCATACGAAGGACGACAGTGAACACTTTGACCTGGTGGTCGCCTGCGCCGGCCTGCAATCGGACCGTTTGGCGAAGGCGGCGGGTGAGGCCGCGAACCCGAGGATCGTGCCGTTCTTCGGGCAGTACTTTCTCCTGGACCGCGCGGCCCGCGAGCAGGTGAAGGGCCTTATCTATCCTGTCCCGGACCCCCGGCATCCCTTCCTGGGCGTGCATCTGACCAAACGCATCGACGGCGAAATGATGCTCGGACCGAATGCGTTCATTTCGTTTGGCCGGGAATCCTACGGCTGGAAGGATGTCAAGGTCCGCGATGTCCTGGATTATGCCCTGTTCCCGGGCTTTTGGAATTTTGCGCGGCAGAATGTGCCGTCGGCTGTCCGTGAATTCCAGACCGTGGTGAGCCGAAAGAAATTCATCCGCGAAGCTGTCCGCTTTGTTCCGTCCCTGGAGGGCACCACTGTTCTACCCGGCACCCGCGGCGTCCGCGCCCAGGCCATGAACGGCGACGGATCGCTGGTGGACGACTTTGTCATCGCACGACGCCGGGACACCGTTTTGGTGCGGAACGCGCCGTCGCCCGGGGCTACTTCGTCCATGGCGATCGCCGAGTACATCGTTGAGCAGGCGCTGGCGGACTAG
- a CDS encoding DUF4193 domain-containing protein, giving the protein MATDYDAPRKTEEESPAESLEALQASRGGGAQTAVIDVEDVDTAEGIDLPGADLSGEELTVVVVPEQSDEFTCGSCFLVRHRSQIALEKNGLKFCKDCEG; this is encoded by the coding sequence ATGGCTACTGATTACGACGCCCCGCGCAAGACAGAAGAAGAGTCTCCCGCTGAATCACTTGAGGCTCTCCAGGCGTCCCGCGGGGGCGGTGCCCAGACCGCTGTCATCGACGTGGAAGACGTCGATACCGCCGAAGGAATCGACCTTCCGGGCGCCGATCTTTCGGGCGAGGAACTGACCGTCGTTGTGGTTCCGGAGCAGTCGGACGAATTCACGTGCGGGTCTTGTTTCCTGGTCCGTCACCGGTCGCAGATTGCCTTGGAAAAGAACGGCCTTAAGTTCTGCAAGGACTGCGAAGGCTGA
- a CDS encoding AMIN-like domain-containing (lipo)protein: MRKIGAGLAAVVAAAGLGLAAPGPASAASYCGITWGSLAKADPDMSAAQVTNVRTGQQLCYDRLVIDMTGKVAGYSVQYVPVITQDATGFPIPVLGDADLQVVVTAPSYNQYSQPTYVPAAKAELSNVSGYQTFRQVVYAGSFEGTTSIGLGVRARLPFRVFTLDGPDGGSRLVVDVAHHW, translated from the coding sequence ATGAGGAAAATTGGAGCGGGTTTGGCGGCTGTTGTGGCAGCGGCCGGGCTCGGTCTGGCAGCACCGGGGCCAGCCTCGGCGGCTTCCTATTGCGGCATCACCTGGGGTTCCCTGGCCAAGGCCGACCCCGATATGAGCGCCGCGCAGGTCACCAATGTCCGCACGGGCCAACAGCTCTGCTACGACCGACTGGTGATCGACATGACCGGGAAAGTGGCCGGTTATTCAGTGCAGTACGTTCCGGTGATCACCCAGGATGCAACGGGCTTCCCCATCCCGGTGCTCGGTGACGCCGACCTGCAAGTGGTGGTGACGGCGCCGTCGTACAACCAGTACAGCCAGCCCACCTACGTTCCGGCAGCCAAGGCCGAGCTCTCCAACGTATCGGGCTACCAGACGTTCCGTCAGGTGGTCTACGCCGGGAGTTTCGAAGGAACTACCAGCATCGGCTTGGGTGTCCGTGCCAGGCTTCCGTTCCGGGTCTTCACCCTGGACGGACCCGACGGCGGCTCGCGGCTGGTCGTGGATGTCGCCCATCACTGGTGA
- a CDS encoding APC family permease, with translation MSQTIRAGASKSTGAAAESHNISGKGLKTGQLGLLAVVVLGISTIAPAYTLTGALGPTVNEVGLQLPVIFLIGFIPMILVSLAYRELNADSPDSGTTFTWVTKAFGPWVGWMGGWGLLAANIIVLSNLAGVAVDFFYLFLAQATGSPELADLASNKLLNVATCFVFVALAVWISYRGLHTTKIVQYGLVGFQLLVLGLFVAMAFANWSTSETAVPFSWDWFDVTKVETFGQIAAGISLSIFVYWGWDVCLTVNEETANGKKTAGAAGTLTAVIVLGIYLLVTIATMMFAGVGDTGIGLNNPENHANVFTALASPVMGPFAILMSLAVLSSSAASLQSTFTSPSRSLLAMAHYGALPERFSHMSKKFSTPGFATIAAGVLSAGFYAVMHVISENVLNDTILALGLMICFYYGLTAIACAWYFRNSVFSSARNFLLRLVCPVLGGVGLFVVFLQTAMDSWDPEFGSGSEIFGVGLVFILGIGILALGAVVMLIQSRMRPGFFRGETIRKDTPALVVPE, from the coding sequence ATGAGCCAGACAATCCGCGCCGGTGCTTCCAAAAGCACCGGAGCCGCTGCAGAGTCGCACAACATCAGCGGCAAGGGACTGAAGACGGGGCAGTTGGGGCTCCTCGCCGTCGTCGTTCTTGGCATTTCAACCATCGCCCCGGCGTACACGCTCACCGGTGCGCTCGGTCCAACAGTCAACGAAGTCGGGCTGCAGTTGCCCGTCATCTTCCTGATCGGGTTCATTCCGATGATCCTGGTATCGCTGGCCTACAGGGAGCTCAACGCAGACTCCCCGGACAGCGGCACCACTTTCACCTGGGTCACCAAGGCATTCGGACCCTGGGTGGGTTGGATGGGCGGTTGGGGCCTGCTCGCAGCCAACATCATTGTCCTGTCCAACCTGGCCGGTGTAGCGGTGGACTTCTTCTACCTTTTCCTCGCCCAGGCCACAGGTTCCCCTGAGCTGGCCGACCTCGCCTCGAACAAGCTGCTGAATGTGGCCACCTGTTTTGTCTTCGTGGCACTGGCCGTGTGGATCAGTTACCGCGGCCTGCACACCACCAAGATCGTCCAGTACGGGCTGGTGGGTTTCCAGCTGCTGGTTCTGGGCTTGTTCGTGGCCATGGCATTCGCCAACTGGTCCACGTCCGAGACCGCTGTTCCCTTCAGCTGGGATTGGTTCGACGTCACGAAAGTCGAGACCTTCGGCCAGATCGCCGCCGGCATTTCGCTGTCCATCTTCGTGTACTGGGGTTGGGATGTCTGCCTCACCGTGAACGAGGAAACCGCCAACGGCAAGAAGACCGCGGGCGCCGCCGGAACCCTCACGGCGGTAATCGTCCTGGGGATCTACCTGCTGGTGACCATCGCCACCATGATGTTCGCCGGCGTCGGCGACACCGGAATCGGGCTGAACAACCCCGAGAACCACGCCAACGTGTTCACGGCACTCGCTTCTCCGGTCATGGGGCCGTTCGCGATCCTCATGTCGTTGGCGGTGCTGTCCAGCTCGGCGGCTTCGTTGCAGTCCACGTTCACTTCGCCGTCACGGAGCCTGCTTGCCATGGCGCACTACGGCGCGCTGCCGGAACGCTTCAGCCACATGAGCAAGAAGTTTTCGACGCCGGGCTTCGCCACCATTGCGGCAGGCGTACTGTCCGCGGGCTTCTACGCCGTGATGCACGTGATCAGCGAGAACGTCCTCAACGACACCATCCTGGCCTTGGGCCTGATGATCTGCTTCTACTACGGACTGACGGCCATTGCTTGTGCTTGGTACTTCCGCAACAGCGTCTTCAGCAGCGCCCGCAACTTCCTCCTGCGCCTGGTGTGCCCTGTGCTGGGTGGTGTGGGCCTGTTCGTTGTGTTCCTGCAGACCGCGATGGACAGCTGGGATCCGGAGTTCGGCAGCGGCTCGGAGATCTTCGGGGTGGGCCTCGTGTTCATCCTCGGCATCGGGATCCTGGCCTTGGGTGCCGTCGTCATGCTGATCCAGTCCCGCATGCGGCCAGGGTTCTTCCGTGGCGAGACCATCCGGAAAGACACTCCCGCCCTGGTGGTGCCTGAGTAG
- a CDS encoding agmatine deiminase family protein: MSVWRMPSETAPQDRVWMAFPTGGYTLGDTEEEAHAARFTWAAVANAVLEFEPVTMVVAPDDVETAARYLDPRVEVLTAELNDAWMRDIGPSFVLDANKQLGAVDWIFNGWGAQDWAAWDKDSQIAANITGRANATHLPSGIVNEGGGIQVDGEGTVLVTETVQLDEGRNPGLTKSDIEEELARTIGATHVVWLPRGLTRDSEKFGTRGHVDIVAAIPSPGTLLVHSQQNPEHPDHAVSREIIDFLRTTHDAAGRDWNIIEVPAPETLTDDEGYVDYSYINHLVVNGGVIACSFNDPMDEKALRILADAYPGRRVVSVDARELFARGGGIHCITQQQPSAI; the protein is encoded by the coding sequence GTGAGCGTCTGGCGCATGCCGTCGGAGACGGCCCCGCAGGACCGCGTCTGGATGGCCTTCCCCACCGGCGGTTACACCTTGGGCGACACCGAGGAAGAGGCGCATGCAGCGCGCTTCACCTGGGCCGCCGTCGCGAATGCCGTCCTTGAGTTCGAGCCGGTCACCATGGTGGTAGCGCCCGACGACGTCGAAACAGCCGCGCGCTACCTGGACCCCCGCGTCGAGGTACTCACCGCGGAACTGAACGACGCCTGGATGCGGGACATCGGACCGTCGTTCGTGTTGGATGCGAACAAGCAACTCGGCGCCGTGGACTGGATCTTCAACGGCTGGGGCGCCCAGGACTGGGCGGCGTGGGACAAGGATTCGCAGATCGCTGCCAACATCACCGGCCGTGCCAACGCCACACACCTCCCCTCGGGAATCGTGAACGAAGGCGGCGGCATCCAGGTTGACGGCGAAGGCACCGTCCTTGTCACCGAGACCGTACAGCTTGACGAGGGCCGCAACCCCGGCCTGACCAAGTCCGACATCGAGGAAGAGCTCGCCCGCACCATCGGCGCTACCCACGTGGTGTGGCTGCCGCGCGGCCTCACACGCGATTCGGAGAAGTTCGGCACGCGCGGCCATGTGGACATCGTGGCCGCCATCCCCTCCCCGGGCACACTCCTTGTCCATTCCCAGCAGAACCCTGAGCACCCCGATCATGCGGTGTCCCGGGAGATCATCGACTTCCTGCGCACCACCCATGACGCAGCCGGACGGGACTGGAACATCATCGAAGTTCCGGCACCCGAAACCCTCACTGACGACGAGGGCTACGTGGACTACAGCTACATCAACCACTTGGTAGTCAACGGTGGGGTCATTGCGTGCAGCTTCAACGACCCCATGGACGAGAAAGCGCTCCGCATCCTCGCCGATGCCTACCCCGGACGCCGCGTTGTCAGTGTTGACGCGCGCGAACTCTTCGCCCGGGGCGGCGGCATCCACTGCATTACGCAGCAACAGCCTTCGGCCATCTAG
- a CDS encoding nitrilase-related carbon-nitrogen hydrolase, protein MIEITRLEAPTSLARTEPSTRTPLRVGVVQHRWHADESALRAELTEGIERAAKLGATVVFLPELTLSRYPADTRPENNPAAGIRPSDITEDLLTGPTFTFAAEAARKFGVSVHASLYQRAENPDGTDDGLGLNTAILVSPAGELVARTHKLHIPVTAGYYEDKFFRKGPEAEDAYAVYAPAELGGARLGMPTCWDEWFPELARMYSLGGAEILVYPTAIGSEPDHPDFDTQPLWQQVIVGNGIANGLFMIAPNRYGNEGTLNFYGSSFISDPYGRILVQAPRDESAVLVADLDLDQRKDWLTLFPFLATRRPETYGRLTEPVDPNAPLGASAVATAYQAVSA, encoded by the coding sequence ATGATTGAAATAACCCGCCTCGAAGCCCCGACTTCCCTGGCCCGCACCGAACCCTCCACGCGGACGCCGCTGCGCGTCGGCGTTGTCCAGCACCGCTGGCATGCCGACGAATCCGCCCTCCGCGCAGAACTTACCGAAGGCATCGAGCGCGCCGCCAAGCTGGGAGCCACTGTTGTTTTCCTGCCTGAACTGACGCTCTCCCGCTACCCCGCCGACACCCGGCCGGAGAACAACCCCGCGGCAGGCATCCGCCCATCGGACATCACCGAGGACCTCCTCACCGGACCCACCTTCACCTTCGCTGCCGAAGCTGCCAGGAAGTTCGGCGTCTCGGTCCACGCATCCTTGTACCAGCGGGCTGAGAACCCGGATGGCACTGACGACGGCCTCGGCCTGAACACCGCGATCCTGGTCTCCCCCGCCGGGGAACTCGTAGCCCGCACCCACAAGCTGCACATCCCCGTCACCGCCGGCTACTACGAAGACAAGTTCTTCCGCAAGGGCCCGGAAGCCGAGGATGCCTACGCAGTGTACGCACCGGCTGAACTCGGCGGTGCACGCCTGGGCATGCCCACCTGCTGGGACGAATGGTTCCCCGAACTCGCCCGGATGTACTCCCTGGGCGGAGCTGAGATCCTGGTCTACCCCACCGCAATCGGCTCCGAACCGGACCACCCAGACTTCGACACGCAGCCGCTCTGGCAGCAGGTCATTGTGGGCAACGGCATCGCCAACGGCCTGTTCATGATCGCGCCGAACCGCTACGGCAACGAAGGCACCCTGAACTTCTACGGCTCCTCCTTCATCTCCGATCCCTACGGCCGCATCCTGGTCCAGGCACCGCGGGACGAATCCGCCGTACTGGTCGCCGACCTCGACCTCGACCAGCGCAAGGACTGGCTCACGCTCTTCCCGTTCCTGGCCACGCGCCGCCCTGAAACCTATGGTCGCCTCACCGAACCGGTGGACCCCAACGCGCCCTTGGGAGCAAGCGCTGTCGCCACTGCCTACCAGGCGGTCTCCGCGTGA
- the map gene encoding type I methionyl aminopeptidase, translated as MIEILSASELTRARAAGTLVANILHTLKSRCTVGTNLLELDAWAKAMILEAGAVSCYVDYAPSFGRGPFGHYICTGVNDAVLHGLPRDYALADGDLLTLDLAVSLKGIAADSAISFIVGDAKPAESVAMIEATERALRAGIAAARPGARIGDLSYAIGSVLGEAGYPVNTEFGGHGIGSTMHQEPHVPNMGRPGRGYKLRPGLLLALEPWVMADTAQLVTDPDGWTLRSVTGCRTAHSEHTIAITPDGAEILTLPNVAG; from the coding sequence ATGATCGAGATCCTCAGCGCCAGCGAACTAACCCGCGCCCGGGCTGCAGGGACCCTGGTGGCCAACATCCTGCACACGCTCAAGAGCCGATGCACTGTTGGCACCAACCTCCTGGAGCTCGACGCGTGGGCCAAGGCCATGATCCTCGAGGCCGGCGCGGTGTCCTGCTACGTGGACTACGCGCCATCGTTTGGGCGCGGCCCCTTCGGCCACTACATCTGCACAGGCGTCAACGACGCCGTCCTCCATGGACTGCCGCGGGACTACGCGCTTGCCGACGGCGACCTGCTGACCCTTGACCTGGCCGTCTCCCTGAAAGGGATCGCAGCAGACTCTGCCATCAGCTTCATCGTCGGCGACGCGAAGCCCGCCGAAAGCGTGGCCATGATCGAGGCAACCGAACGCGCCCTGCGTGCCGGCATAGCAGCGGCGCGGCCCGGCGCGCGGATCGGCGATCTGTCCTACGCCATTGGCTCCGTCCTCGGCGAGGCAGGATATCCCGTTAACACGGAGTTTGGCGGCCACGGAATCGGCTCAACCATGCACCAGGAACCGCATGTGCCCAACATGGGACGCCCTGGCCGCGGCTACAAGCTGCGCCCTGGCTTGCTGCTCGCTTTGGAACCGTGGGTCATGGCGGATACCGCCCAGCTCGTGACCGATCCCGACGGCTGGACCCTCCGCAGCGTCACCGGCTGCCGGACGGCCCACAGCGAGCACACGATCGCCATCACCCCGGACGGAGCCGAGATTCTTACCTTGCCCAACGTGGCCGGCTAG
- a CDS encoding helix-turn-helix domain-containing protein → MVRLPLTPAEAERGQRLGALLRRARGARSMLEIALDARVSPETLRKIESGRVATPAFPTVAAIADVLGLSLDEVWSEINQPDAGADPAVSRRNAREFLAS, encoded by the coding sequence ATGGTCAGGTTGCCGCTCACACCCGCAGAGGCCGAGCGCGGACAGCGTCTCGGTGCCCTGCTCCGCCGTGCGCGGGGCGCACGCTCCATGCTGGAGATCGCCCTCGACGCCCGTGTTTCCCCCGAAACGCTGCGCAAAATCGAGTCGGGAAGGGTTGCCACTCCCGCCTTTCCCACGGTGGCGGCCATTGCCGATGTTCTTGGACTTTCGCTCGATGAGGTGTGGTCCGAGATCAACCAGCCCGACGCCGGAGCGGACCCCGCCGTGTCGCGCCGCAATGCCCGGGAGTTCCTGGCTTCCTAG
- a CDS encoding helix-turn-helix domain-containing protein, which yields MAKDFSAMLDAVGPRLRAMRTQRNLTLAEASEGTGISVSTLSRLESGQRKPTLELLLPIARLHQVPLEELIDAPETGDPRIHLKPHVHHWGTALPLTRRPGGIQAFKMVLKAGTGKEIPDPQSHDGYDWMYILNGKLRLVLGGNDFILKPGEVAEFDTRTPHWFASATSEPVELLTLFGQQGERLHVRARPKRQDQQAEI from the coding sequence ATGGCAAAGGATTTCAGCGCAATGCTCGACGCCGTCGGCCCGCGCCTGCGCGCGATGCGGACCCAACGGAACCTGACGCTGGCAGAGGCATCGGAAGGCACGGGGATCTCGGTGAGCACGCTGTCCCGCCTGGAGTCGGGCCAGCGCAAACCCACCCTGGAACTGTTGCTGCCGATTGCACGGCTTCACCAAGTACCTCTTGAGGAGTTGATCGACGCCCCGGAAACGGGCGACCCCCGCATCCATCTCAAGCCACACGTCCATCATTGGGGCACCGCGCTGCCCCTCACTCGCCGCCCCGGCGGAATCCAGGCCTTCAAGATGGTGCTGAAAGCCGGAACGGGCAAGGAAATTCCAGACCCGCAATCCCACGACGGCTACGACTGGATGTACATCCTCAATGGGAAACTGCGGCTGGTCCTGGGCGGGAACGACTTCATCCTTAAACCCGGGGAAGTGGCGGAATTCGACACCCGCACCCCACACTGGTTCGCCAGCGCTACCTCTGAACCGGTGGAACTGCTCACCCTGTTCGGCCAGCAAGGCGAGCGCCTGCACGTCCGGGCACGGCCCAAGCGACAGGACCAGCAGGCGGAAATCTAG
- a CDS encoding NAD(P)/FAD-dependent oxidoreductase: MSRDTKTETADEYQVVVIGGGAAGLSAAVTLGRALRSVLVIDAGEPRNAPAAGVHGFLSRDGIDPRELLDMGREEARGYGVDFVAGVAVAARSTAGAEEGAELSFDVELADGRTVKARRILVTTGLTDVLPDIDGIRERWGRDVLHCPYCHGWEVRNKAIGILGSVPMALHQTMLFRQWSPNITLFLNDVVEPTDAEWEQLAARSISVVEGKVESLAIQDDALRGVVLASGTVIPLEAVVTATRLEARSAVLESLGVPVVEHPMGVGHHVEVNPMGGATAVPGVWAAGNVADLMGQVMASAASGVMAGAAINAHLVAEETRLAVDVARLSSLAR, encoded by the coding sequence GTGAGCAGAGATACGAAGACGGAAACCGCGGACGAGTACCAGGTTGTGGTGATCGGAGGTGGCGCAGCTGGGTTAAGTGCCGCAGTGACGCTTGGCAGGGCCCTCCGGTCCGTCCTGGTGATCGACGCCGGCGAGCCGCGGAACGCGCCGGCTGCCGGGGTCCATGGTTTCCTGTCCAGGGACGGCATTGATCCCAGGGAATTGTTGGATATGGGGCGGGAAGAAGCACGCGGCTACGGGGTGGACTTCGTCGCGGGCGTCGCCGTCGCAGCGCGCTCGACGGCGGGGGCCGAGGAAGGCGCGGAGCTCTCCTTTGATGTTGAACTGGCCGATGGGCGGACGGTGAAGGCCCGCCGGATCCTTGTGACCACGGGGCTGACCGATGTTCTGCCCGACATCGACGGCATCCGGGAGCGGTGGGGTCGTGATGTCCTGCATTGCCCCTACTGCCACGGCTGGGAGGTCCGGAACAAAGCGATCGGCATACTGGGCTCTGTTCCCATGGCGTTGCACCAGACGATGCTCTTCAGGCAGTGGAGCCCGAACATCACGCTGTTCCTTAATGACGTGGTGGAGCCGACGGACGCAGAGTGGGAGCAGCTGGCTGCACGCTCGATCAGCGTGGTGGAAGGCAAGGTGGAGTCACTCGCCATCCAGGATGATGCGTTGAGGGGCGTCGTCCTGGCCTCGGGAACAGTCATCCCGCTGGAGGCCGTAGTGACGGCAACCAGGCTGGAGGCAAGGTCCGCAGTGCTGGAGTCGCTTGGCGTCCCGGTGGTGGAACACCCCATGGGAGTAGGGCACCACGTGGAAGTGAATCCCATGGGAGGGGCCACCGCGGTGCCCGGCGTCTGGGCTGCGGGCAATGTCGCGGACCTGATGGGACAGGTCATGGCGTCGGCCGCTTCGGGCGTCATGGCCGGGGCCGCCATCAACGCCCACTTGGTGGCGGAGGAAACCAGGTTGGCGGTGGACGTTGCGCGGCTGTCCAGCCTCGCCCGGTGA
- a CDS encoding amidohydrolase has translation MTIDLEELYKDLHANPELSFQETRTAGIAAGHLENLGFTVHRNIGKTGVVGTLENGAGPVVMLRADMDALPVKESTGLDYASTAMGVDPDGNDVPVMHACGHDVHVSCLVGAAEALAGQRDRWQGTLIVVFQPAEEWGGGAQAMVGDGLYDVVPKPDVVLGQHVAPFPAGWFGIRAGVTMASADSLNITLHGRGGHGSRPETTIDPVVMAAAATIRLQGIVSRELAASDSAVVTVGQIHSGTKNNIIPETATLGLSVRTFSDSTRDKILASIERIVHGESAASGAPKDPEIHFEEHFPLTVNDESAAGRITAAFKARFGEAQVIDPGPVSGSEDVGALAKGADAPLVFWFLGGADPALFREWATTGRLPEDIPSNHSPYFAPLIQPTLAKGTEALVTAALEYLGSTGGNN, from the coding sequence ATGACCATTGACCTCGAAGAGCTTTACAAAGACCTGCACGCCAACCCGGAGCTGTCCTTCCAAGAGACCAGGACCGCCGGGATCGCAGCCGGGCACCTGGAGAATCTTGGCTTCACCGTCCACCGCAACATCGGCAAGACCGGCGTGGTGGGCACCCTTGAGAACGGAGCCGGGCCGGTCGTCATGCTCCGGGCCGACATGGACGCCCTCCCGGTCAAGGAGTCAACGGGACTGGACTACGCAAGTACTGCCATGGGTGTCGACCCTGACGGAAACGATGTTCCGGTCATGCATGCGTGCGGACACGATGTCCATGTCAGCTGCCTCGTGGGAGCAGCAGAAGCGTTGGCCGGACAACGTGACCGGTGGCAAGGCACACTGATCGTCGTGTTCCAGCCCGCCGAGGAATGGGGTGGCGGTGCGCAGGCGATGGTTGGCGACGGCCTCTATGACGTCGTGCCGAAGCCCGATGTAGTGCTCGGACAGCATGTGGCCCCCTTCCCCGCCGGATGGTTCGGCATCCGGGCCGGCGTCACCATGGCCTCCGCAGACTCCCTCAACATCACCTTGCACGGCCGCGGCGGGCACGGATCGCGCCCGGAAACCACCATTGATCCGGTGGTGATGGCCGCCGCTGCCACCATCCGCCTGCAGGGCATCGTGTCGCGTGAACTCGCCGCCAGCGACTCCGCCGTGGTCACCGTAGGGCAGATCCACTCCGGTACCAAGAACAACATCATCCCCGAGACGGCAACCCTCGGCCTCAGTGTCCGCACCTTCAGCGATTCCACCAGGGACAAAATCCTCGCTTCGATTGAGCGCATTGTGCACGGGGAATCAGCGGCATCCGGCGCCCCCAAGGACCCGGAGATCCATTTCGAAGAGCACTTCCCGCTGACAGTTAACGACGAGTCGGCAGCAGGCAGGATTACAGCAGCCTTCAAGGCCAGGTTCGGCGAGGCACAGGTCATTGATCCCGGGCCCGTATCCGGCAGCGAAGACGTAGGAGCCTTGGCAAAGGGCGCCGACGCACCGTTGGTGTTTTGGTTCCTCGGCGGCGCCGACCCTGCCCTGTTCCGCGAATGGGCGACGACGGGGCGCCTCCCCGAAGATATTCCCTCGAACCACTCACCCTACTTCGCGCCCCTGATCCAGCCCACGCTGGCCAAGGGAACGGAAGCATTGGTCACAGCCGCTCTGGAGTACCTCGGTTCAACAGGCGGAAACAACTAG